The proteins below come from a single Saccharophagus degradans 2-40 genomic window:
- a CDS encoding alpha/beta hydrolase, whose product MANNALPFSFAVAGEALTEPAIAELRSQLSPLNSAAVMDVLDGPSPAFTDYFAHYGFVELSAAKPHAQYRIGTLALSNGLQLVAHSWSQVDARATVCLFHGLFDHTGLYLTLVEHLLSEGLNVIALDMPGHGLSEGARAAIQSFTDYAAVVESAVNHAKHVAPALPVMALGQSTGAAAVMNYQLAFGERGALAKAVYLAPLIRPHKWALIRGAIALLGPMLATFPRGFSVNSHNQDFCDFLKLHDPLQSRSLSIPWLKAMAGWVGVIALRFEKGEAAPELADTPLLIVQGTGDKTVDWQKNIEYLQELAPSAQIVLVDQAKHHLVNELDSFRTPMFESVAHFFRSI is encoded by the coding sequence ATGGCGAACAATGCGTTACCCTTTTCGTTCGCCGTTGCAGGTGAGGCCTTAACAGAACCCGCCATTGCCGAGTTGCGCAGCCAACTAAGCCCGCTAAATAGTGCTGCCGTTATGGATGTACTCGATGGCCCCTCACCAGCGTTTACCGATTATTTTGCACATTACGGCTTTGTTGAGCTAAGTGCAGCTAAACCTCATGCGCAATACCGTATTGGTACTTTGGCGCTTTCCAATGGTTTGCAGTTGGTGGCTCACAGTTGGAGCCAAGTCGATGCTCGCGCGACTGTGTGTCTTTTTCACGGTTTGTTTGACCACACAGGGCTTTATTTAACCTTAGTAGAGCATTTGCTGTCTGAGGGGCTCAATGTAATAGCCCTAGATATGCCCGGCCATGGTTTAAGTGAAGGCGCGCGTGCGGCGATACAATCTTTTACCGATTACGCCGCTGTAGTGGAAAGCGCAGTAAACCACGCCAAGCATGTTGCCCCAGCGTTGCCAGTAATGGCGCTTGGCCAGAGTACAGGTGCAGCGGCAGTTATGAACTATCAGCTGGCTTTTGGTGAGCGCGGCGCTTTGGCAAAGGCTGTGTATTTGGCCCCATTAATTCGGCCCCATAAGTGGGCACTTATTCGCGGCGCTATCGCGCTACTGGGGCCTATGTTGGCTACCTTCCCGCGCGGTTTTTCGGTTAACTCACACAATCAAGATTTTTGCGACTTTTTAAAACTGCACGATCCGCTGCAATCACGTAGTCTTTCTATACCATGGCTTAAAGCAATGGCGGGCTGGGTTGGGGTAATTGCGCTGCGATTTGAAAAAGGGGAAGCTGCCCCGGAGTTGGCTGATACGCCTTTATTAATAGTACAAGGTACTGGCGATAAAACAGTCGATTGGCAAAAAAATATAGAATATCTACAAGAGCTGGCACCTAGCGCCCAAATTGTACTTGTGGATCAAGCTAAGCATCATTTAGTAAATGAATTAGATTCTTTTCGTACACCAATGTTTGAATCTGTTGCTCATTTCTTTCGTTCAATATGA
- a CDS encoding type II secretion system protein GspG produces MIKNSLMIFIFFVGLALGILVAKIYAKLNLSSEGQMRFDLLNIETALVFYRNEFGAYPEGAVGLSVLYRNGKSGGEPYIDREILDPWGRKYNYGYISVNGVELPFVWSYGDPQFEFVYGRIVDKEY; encoded by the coding sequence ATGATTAAGAATAGTTTAATGATTTTTATCTTTTTTGTTGGTCTGGCACTTGGGATACTCGTAGCGAAAATTTATGCGAAGCTTAATTTAAGCTCTGAGGGACAGATGCGCTTCGACTTGCTAAATATCGAAACAGCTCTTGTTTTTTATCGCAATGAATTTGGAGCGTACCCTGAGGGGGCTGTCGGTTTGTCTGTGTTATACAGAAATGGTAAATCAGGCGGAGAACCGTATATTGATCGTGAGATACTAGACCCTTGGGGAAGAAAATATAATTATGGATATATATCTGTAAACGGAGTCGAATTACCCTTTGTATGGAGTTATGGAGATCCTCAGTTTGAATTTGTTTACGGTCGAATTGTTGATAAAGAATACTAA
- the ribD gene encoding bifunctional diaminohydroxyphosphoribosylaminopyrimidine deaminase/5-amino-6-(5-phosphoribosylamino)uracil reductase RibD, with protein sequence MSNYSVADQRFMTRAMQLAREGTYTTTPNPRVGCVLVDAANNIVGEGYHVRAGEGHAEVNAIADAGAAARGTTAYVTLEPCSHTGKTGPCCEALVAAGVSRVVYGMEDPNPKVAGRGLDHLEAAGIQVDGPVLEYDAYELNPGFIKRMRQGLPLIRIKMAMSLDGRTAMADGTSKWITSPRARDDVQRLRARSCALITGVDSVLLDDPSLTVRLSDDARQPLRVIVDSKLRLPKDAAILSQPGKTVIATCANVNQAQSPYGDTEIWTLPEKDGRVSLQALARKLAQQECNEVLVETGATLAGAFVSSGLVDELVIYMAGKLLGSTARPLFDIPISKMSAQLPLSITDIRAIGDNWRITAIPDPEG encoded by the coding sequence ATGTCTAATTATTCAGTTGCTGACCAACGCTTTATGACGCGCGCAATGCAACTTGCTCGCGAAGGCACTTACACCACAACCCCTAATCCACGGGTGGGCTGTGTGTTGGTGGATGCAGCGAATAACATTGTGGGCGAGGGCTACCACGTGCGCGCCGGCGAAGGTCACGCAGAGGTCAACGCCATTGCCGATGCTGGCGCTGCCGCACGCGGAACAACAGCTTATGTCACCCTAGAGCCGTGTAGTCACACCGGTAAAACCGGCCCCTGCTGCGAAGCGTTAGTTGCGGCAGGTGTAAGCCGCGTTGTGTATGGCATGGAAGACCCCAACCCCAAAGTGGCGGGCAGGGGCTTAGATCACCTCGAAGCCGCAGGCATTCAAGTAGATGGGCCGGTGCTAGAATACGATGCCTACGAGCTTAACCCTGGTTTTATAAAGCGCATGCGTCAAGGCTTGCCGTTAATTCGCATCAAAATGGCAATGAGCTTAGATGGCCGCACCGCAATGGCCGACGGCACCAGCAAGTGGATTACCAGCCCCAGGGCGCGCGACGATGTACAGCGTTTGCGCGCGCGCAGTTGCGCTCTTATTACAGGTGTAGACTCGGTTTTGTTGGACGACCCATCGCTAACCGTGCGCCTGTCGGACGATGCCCGCCAACCATTGCGGGTAATTGTAGATAGTAAGTTGCGCCTACCTAAAGATGCCGCCATTCTTAGCCAGCCTGGTAAAACCGTCATCGCTACCTGTGCTAATGTAAATCAAGCACAAAGCCCCTATGGCGACACCGAAATTTGGACGCTGCCCGAAAAAGACGGCCGTGTTAGCCTGCAAGCCCTAGCGCGCAAGTTAGCGCAGCAAGAGTGCAATGAAGTATTGGTAGAAACTGGCGCAACTCTGGCCGGTGCATTTGTATCCAGTGGGCTAGTGGATGAGCTTGTTATTTACATGGCAGGCAAACTATTGGGCAGTACCGCCCGTCCGTTGTTTGATATACCCATCAGCAAAATGAGCGCCCAATTGCCGTTATCTATTACCGATATTCGTGCAATTGGCGATAACTGGCGTATTACCGCCATTCCAGACCCAGAAGGTTAG
- a CDS encoding mechanosensitive ion channel family protein — MDWEKAYAFILTLTAVDYAVIVVNLLLIAFARPLLKRYTAENVPETTFAFRVNLLRGLNLVILLVYSYEDFYKPVAENSGGVKFLGTILIFYLCYLSNFLSQHYIQKLYGKARVINDKTIYIETYQTRLLSILAAIFITIIGIISIVKQLGFDSLLEAGGVLGFIGVMLALTQGAWAPDIISGLIFLNSTQFEEGDIVEIDNGIIGRVYKTKLFHTEILNLTNNHRIMIRNSKLRDNVIHNLSKFASPKGLRECLSFNIGYDVAIKDVKHLLSTAYQRAIDQKIPLEGQHDPDIKLLETGDHAVTWGILFYVKSVDKIVPIRRDFREIILATSIEMDISLATPLTHVFKGEIFGTSGQITDNR, encoded by the coding sequence ATGGACTGGGAGAAAGCCTACGCTTTTATACTTACCCTTACCGCGGTGGATTATGCGGTAATTGTGGTTAACCTGCTATTAATTGCGTTTGCCCGCCCACTGCTTAAGCGCTATACCGCCGAAAATGTACCCGAAACTACCTTTGCCTTTCGCGTAAACCTGTTGCGCGGCCTAAATTTGGTAATACTACTGGTGTATAGCTACGAAGATTTTTACAAGCCCGTGGCAGAAAACAGCGGCGGAGTAAAATTTTTAGGCACCATTCTTATATTCTACTTGTGCTACCTTTCCAATTTTCTCTCCCAGCATTACATTCAAAAGCTTTACGGCAAAGCGCGGGTAATAAACGATAAAACCATTTATATAGAAACTTACCAAACCCGACTGTTAAGTATTTTAGCGGCTATATTCATTACGATTATTGGCATTATTTCTATTGTTAAACAGCTGGGTTTCGATTCGCTGTTAGAAGCAGGGGGCGTACTGGGTTTTATTGGTGTAATGCTTGCGCTTACCCAGGGCGCATGGGCACCAGATATTATTAGTGGATTAATATTTTTAAACAGTACCCAGTTCGAAGAAGGCGATATTGTAGAAATAGACAACGGCATTATTGGGCGGGTATATAAAACTAAGTTATTTCATACGGAAATTCTAAACCTAACCAACAACCACCGCATTATGATTCGCAACTCAAAGTTGCGAGACAATGTTATACACAATCTTTCTAAATTCGCCTCGCCCAAAGGCCTGCGAGAATGCCTAAGTTTTAATATTGGTTACGACGTGGCAATAAAAGACGTTAAACACCTGTTAAGCACCGCCTACCAACGCGCCATAGACCAGAAAATCCCCCTAGAAGGCCAACACGACCCAGATATAAAACTACTAGAAACCGGCGACCACGCAGTGACCTGGGGCATTTTATTTTACGTAAAATCGGTAGATAAAATTGTGCCCATTCGCCGAGATTTTCGCGAAATTATATTAGCCACATCAATTGAAATGGATATTTCGCTAGCGACGCCTTTGACCCATGTTTTTAAGGGGGAAATTTTTGGAACTAGTGGACAGATAACAGATAACAGATAA
- a CDS encoding ribonucleotide-diphosphate reductase subunit beta → MLDWDTLNNAKPAPTGTTTEQPRSALAGQAATPNAQAPVCASDKRVINGHTDINQLAPFKYPWAWDFFINANKNHWTPLDINMSQDVYDYKHNLTEAERHMYENVLSYLTTSDILAMRNIGLAVMEKMTAPELQIYQARQVYEEALHTWTYQHCIETLGLDQGEIYNRYRVVPEINAKIQMANRRLESILRSDIDLTDPDQLNNFILAYIFFAAVFEGCWFYNGFSPIFALQRRGLMKGTAEQLQYIMRDETMHCAFGIQTVSQIIIENCTNIDVDAIKTMWEEADEAEANYARYILREPILGYSANDHIEQFRFIANRRARQLGLEEPFPQAKCALPWLDEQANIRKEKNFFETRVIEYQAGGLEWD, encoded by the coding sequence ATGCTCGACTGGGACACCCTAAACAACGCCAAACCCGCCCCTACTGGCACCACAACCGAGCAACCCCGCTCTGCCCTAGCAGGCCAAGCTGCCACCCCGAACGCGCAGGCCCCAGTTTGCGCAAGTGACAAACGCGTGATTAACGGCCACACAGACATCAACCAATTAGCGCCCTTTAAGTACCCTTGGGCGTGGGACTTTTTTATAAACGCCAATAAAAACCATTGGACCCCACTGGATATAAACATGTCGCAGGATGTGTACGACTACAAACACAACCTCACCGAAGCTGAGCGCCACATGTACGAAAATGTGCTGTCATACCTCACCACCTCCGACATTTTAGCCATGCGCAACATTGGCCTTGCGGTGATGGAAAAAATGACCGCACCAGAACTACAAATATACCAAGCCCGCCAAGTGTATGAAGAAGCCCTGCACACATGGACCTACCAACACTGCATAGAAACCCTCGGCCTTGATCAAGGTGAAATATATAACCGCTACCGCGTGGTGCCAGAAATAAACGCCAAAATACAAATGGCCAACCGCAGACTAGAAAGTATTTTGCGCAGCGATATAGACCTAACCGACCCAGACCAACTTAACAATTTTATATTGGCCTATATCTTTTTTGCCGCAGTGTTTGAAGGCTGTTGGTTTTACAATGGTTTTAGCCCAATATTTGCTCTGCAGCGCCGCGGTTTAATGAAAGGCACAGCAGAACAACTGCAATACATAATGCGCGACGAAACCATGCACTGCGCCTTTGGCATTCAAACCGTATCGCAGATTATTATAGAAAACTGCACCAACATAGATGTAGACGCAATTAAAACCATGTGGGAAGAAGCCGACGAAGCCGAGGCAAATTACGCGCGCTATATATTACGCGAGCCAATTTTAGGCTACAGCGCCAACGACCATATAGAACAGTTTAGATTTATCGCCAACCGCCGCGCGCGCCAGCTGGGCTTAGAAGAACCCTTCCCGCAGGCTAAATGCGCACTGCCTTGGCTAGATGAGCAAGCCAATATTCGCAAAGAAAAAAACTTTTTTGAAACCCGAGTAATTGAATACCAAGCGGGCGGACTAGAATGGGATTAA
- a CDS encoding TrmH family RNA methyltransferase, which yields MKFVLLIFNVQSNTNIGQLIRTANAFGAEEICVIGRKKFSTYGNQKTASTTKFRHFFQIDEAFEYYGQAGYDFVGVEITEQAKSINKMRFERDTLFIMGNEGDGIHENILKRCHYCVYIPQYGTGASINVNTACGIIFNVYTKDREECNAIQGFKFKRPTH from the coding sequence ATGAAATTTGTTCTCCTAATCTTTAATGTACAAAGCAATACCAATATTGGTCAGCTTATCCGTACCGCTAATGCCTTTGGGGCCGAAGAAATTTGCGTTATTGGCCGCAAAAAGTTCTCTACCTATGGCAATCAAAAAACCGCCTCTACCACTAAATTCCGACACTTTTTTCAAATAGACGAAGCCTTTGAATACTATGGCCAAGCCGGTTACGATTTTGTGGGGGTGGAAATTACCGAGCAGGCTAAATCGATAAATAAAATGCGCTTCGAACGAGACACGCTTTTTATTATGGGTAACGAAGGTGATGGCATTCACGAAAATATACTAAAGCGTTGCCATTATTGCGTGTATATTCCTCAATACGGTACGGGCGCGTCTATTAATGTTAATACCGCCTGTGGCATTATCTTTAATGTGTATACTAAAGATAGAGAAGAGTGCAACGCCATTCAGGGCTTTAAGTTTAAACGCCCAACCCATTAA
- a CDS encoding IS110 family transposase, giving the protein MRFYTISHKHYCGIDLHTKMMYVCILDSDANILIHKNIPTNGKAFLKLIAPYREDIVVGVECMFSWYWLADLCAKEGIEFILGHALYMRCIHGGKAKNDKVDSEKIARIMRGGDFPLAYAYPAELRPVRDLMRRRSHLVRIKSEIQSHISITNYQYNLEPFDKNIVHKGNREGIADHFDNASVRLNVETDIAVMDSLHDQIRNLENYIIRHAKDYDGRMLYRLKTVPGIGDILDLTIMYEILSIDRFPTVQNFCSYSRLVKCANESAGKKMGTSGSKIGNAHLKWAFSEAAILFIRGNDKAQKYVTKLSKKFGKGKALSILSHKLGRAIYFMMKRNDVFDMNYFFRNS; this is encoded by the coding sequence ATGAGATTTTATACCATTTCCCACAAACATTACTGCGGAATAGATTTGCATACCAAAATGATGTACGTCTGCATACTTGATTCTGATGCTAACATACTGATTCATAAGAATATACCTACTAATGGTAAGGCGTTTTTAAAGCTCATAGCCCCCTATCGTGAAGACATTGTCGTAGGCGTTGAGTGCATGTTTTCTTGGTATTGGCTGGCTGATTTGTGCGCCAAAGAAGGCATCGAATTTATCTTAGGCCATGCACTTTACATGAGGTGTATTCACGGCGGAAAGGCCAAAAACGATAAAGTTGACTCGGAAAAAATCGCACGCATTATGAGAGGCGGCGATTTCCCTCTCGCCTATGCCTATCCTGCCGAGCTTCGGCCTGTTCGCGACCTCATGCGTAGACGAAGCCATTTGGTTCGCATTAAGAGTGAGATTCAAAGCCATATTAGTATCACCAACTACCAATATAATCTTGAGCCGTTCGACAAAAACATCGTTCACAAAGGTAATCGCGAAGGTATAGCAGATCACTTCGATAACGCTTCTGTACGACTTAATGTTGAAACCGATATTGCCGTTATGGACAGCCTTCACGATCAGATACGGAACCTCGAAAACTACATTATCAGGCATGCGAAAGACTACGATGGCCGAATGTTGTACCGATTAAAAACAGTTCCTGGGATTGGCGATATTTTGGATTTAACAATCATGTATGAAATTCTATCGATCGATCGCTTTCCAACGGTTCAAAATTTTTGTTCATACTCCCGTTTAGTTAAATGTGCGAATGAGTCGGCTGGCAAAAAAATGGGGACATCAGGCTCAAAAATAGGTAACGCTCATCTAAAATGGGCCTTTTCTGAAGCGGCTATTTTATTCATACGTGGAAATGATAAAGCTCAGAAATATGTTACTAAATTAAGCAAGAAGTTTGGCAAAGGTAAAGCGCTGTCCATACTATCTCACAAATTAGGACGCGCTATTTATTTTATGATGAAAAGGAACGATGTCTTTGATATGAATTACTTTTTTCGAAATAGTTAA
- a CDS encoding riboflavin synthase, with protein MFTGIVEAKGTIAKLEPRDGDVRLWVTAPDLDYSDVALGDSIATNGVCLTAVQLPGNGFAADVSRETLSLTTLVNWQPGTVVNLEKALTPQTRLGGHIVSGHVDGVGEVVSRHPDARSERFTIRAPKELAKYIAHKGSITVDGTSLTVNAVNGDLFELNIVPHTLQWTIIDSYTAGTKVNLEVDVIARYLERLLLGDKAAEPNAQSEMTVQFLAENGYLK; from the coding sequence ATGTTTACCGGTATTGTTGAAGCCAAAGGCACCATAGCCAAACTAGAGCCGCGCGACGGCGATGTGCGGTTGTGGGTAACCGCCCCCGATCTCGACTACAGCGATGTAGCTTTGGGTGACTCGATAGCCACCAATGGCGTGTGTCTAACCGCTGTGCAGTTGCCGGGTAACGGCTTTGCTGCGGATGTATCGCGCGAAACCTTAAGCTTAACTACCTTGGTAAATTGGCAGCCCGGCACTGTGGTTAACCTAGAAAAAGCACTTACCCCGCAAACCCGCTTGGGGGGGCATATAGTAAGTGGCCATGTAGATGGCGTAGGGGAAGTGGTGTCGCGTCACCCAGATGCGCGCTCGGAGCGATTTACTATTCGCGCCCCTAAAGAATTGGCGAAATACATTGCTCACAAGGGGTCTATAACCGTCGACGGCACCAGTCTTACCGTAAATGCCGTAAATGGTGATTTATTCGAGCTGAATATTGTGCCCCATACGCTGCAATGGACCATAATTGATAGTTATACCGCGGGCACCAAAGTAAATTTAGAAGTGGACGTAATAGCCCGCTACTTAGAGCGCTTACTGCTAGGCGACAAGGCTGCCGAGCCCAATGCGCAAAGCGAGATGACCGTACAGTTTTTAGCGGAAAACGGCTATTTAAAATAA
- a CDS encoding DUF4132 domain-containing protein has product MKNSVLISMEALIAHADDFFAGCESESSGCGGDFFMALGRFMDSVDIKEGELEKVDALHNKLKAVFKEYEFLLFLINVRVRTAKKEVCPNVAYDQWAADLYQWFNGLSDERKAIWNNVLEMANVSASKPSPAWKKTAKVLVENDDMLVRELELVLNLVTNPKRTSCSYYAWDEGFEYVAKRTGYIFHSRNIDTIKGLVWLGGLIESERMASVISSVGVSCIKKISGYGARSKKITNATVLILSEMNLDSALGYINRIYDACEYSQTSSFIKRKTKEIRDNLSASGFDDDDIHEISVPTMELNSDFEVREWFDDIEGIIKIEDGKQVTLVWNSGLKTHKAVPAEIKRSYVDEIKSFKKLQKAIEGSLSGWRTRIESYFLKDREWSFQQWKERFIDNPLLGAIARDLIWVCSQENQQFSCMWRGEGLVGCDGVNVAVKNEVARMKLWHPVRATLSESEAWQTFIFDSEVLQPFKQAFREVYVITDAERQTKEYSNRFAAHIIFQPKFAALAKQRGWSFNMIGDGGEYRMHNNAEKSTPLVRATFSVQEVAKEHQTASGYYEYLATDQVFFSVDGNRICIEDVPEIVFSELMRDVDLFVGVCSVATDPEWKESGIEGYLGTWDSTAFGELTSTADTRKTALRHILPKLNISKKCELIERFLIVNGDQRQYKIHLGSGNILMSPNDQYLCIVPTHFSASMRKVNKLFLPFQEDYMLSIILSKAFLLANDSKIKDDTILSQFQI; this is encoded by the coding sequence GTGAAAAATAGTGTACTGATTTCCATGGAGGCGCTAATTGCCCATGCTGATGATTTCTTTGCGGGTTGTGAGAGTGAATCTTCAGGGTGTGGCGGCGATTTTTTTATGGCGCTAGGCCGGTTTATGGATAGTGTGGATATTAAAGAGGGTGAACTTGAAAAAGTTGATGCTCTACATAATAAGTTAAAAGCGGTGTTTAAAGAGTATGAGTTTTTATTATTTCTTATCAATGTACGTGTGCGAACTGCGAAAAAAGAAGTATGCCCTAACGTGGCATACGACCAGTGGGCGGCAGATTTATATCAGTGGTTTAACGGGCTGAGCGACGAGCGAAAAGCTATTTGGAACAATGTGTTAGAAATGGCCAATGTGTCGGCCAGTAAACCTTCGCCTGCATGGAAGAAGACAGCTAAGGTTTTAGTGGAAAACGATGATATGTTGGTTCGTGAATTAGAGCTTGTGCTTAATCTGGTGACGAACCCCAAGCGAACTTCGTGCTCGTATTACGCTTGGGATGAGGGATTCGAATATGTTGCAAAGCGTACAGGTTATATATTCCACTCGAGAAATATAGATACTATAAAAGGCTTAGTTTGGTTGGGCGGGTTAATTGAGTCGGAGCGAATGGCCTCCGTTATTAGCAGCGTGGGTGTATCCTGTATTAAAAAAATATCTGGCTATGGGGCGCGCTCAAAAAAAATCACTAACGCTACTGTTCTAATACTGTCCGAAATGAATTTAGACTCAGCGTTAGGGTATATAAATCGAATATACGATGCATGCGAGTATTCGCAAACGAGCTCTTTTATTAAGCGAAAAACAAAAGAGATTCGTGATAATCTATCCGCGTCGGGTTTTGATGACGATGATATTCATGAAATTTCTGTTCCGACTATGGAGTTAAATTCCGACTTCGAAGTGAGGGAGTGGTTCGACGATATTGAAGGCATTATAAAAATAGAAGATGGTAAGCAAGTAACGTTGGTTTGGAATAGTGGCTTAAAAACACATAAAGCAGTACCTGCGGAAATAAAACGTAGTTATGTGGATGAAATAAAATCATTTAAAAAACTACAGAAGGCCATTGAGGGCAGCTTGTCAGGGTGGCGTACGCGGATTGAATCCTATTTTCTTAAAGATCGAGAGTGGAGCTTCCAACAATGGAAGGAGCGTTTTATTGACAATCCTTTGTTGGGTGCCATTGCTAGAGATTTGATATGGGTGTGCTCCCAAGAAAATCAGCAATTCTCCTGCATGTGGAGGGGGGAGGGTTTGGTAGGATGCGATGGTGTTAACGTCGCCGTAAAGAATGAAGTGGCTCGAATGAAGCTTTGGCATCCTGTCCGGGCGACACTATCTGAAAGTGAGGCGTGGCAGACTTTCATTTTTGATTCGGAGGTGCTTCAGCCATTCAAGCAGGCGTTTAGGGAGGTGTATGTTATCACCGACGCCGAAAGGCAAACGAAAGAATACTCTAATCGCTTCGCTGCACATATTATATTTCAGCCAAAATTTGCTGCCTTAGCTAAGCAGCGCGGGTGGAGCTTTAACATGATTGGTGACGGTGGCGAATACCGCATGCACAATAATGCAGAAAAATCTACACCGCTAGTGAGAGCCACCTTCTCTGTGCAGGAGGTAGCCAAAGAGCATCAGACGGCGTCTGGCTACTACGAATATCTAGCTACAGATCAAGTATTTTTTAGTGTCGATGGCAATCGAATTTGCATTGAAGATGTTCCCGAAATTGTGTTTAGCGAATTGATGAGAGACGTGGATCTATTCGTTGGGGTGTGCAGCGTAGCAACGGACCCAGAGTGGAAAGAAAGCGGTATAGAGGGTTATCTGGGTACTTGGGACAGTACCGCATTTGGCGAGCTTACTTCCACTGCCGACACAAGAAAAACCGCCCTACGTCATATTCTTCCTAAGCTCAATATATCGAAAAAGTGTGAACTGATAGAACGCTTTCTAATCGTTAATGGAGACCAGAGACAATATAAAATACATTTGGGAAGCGGCAATATATTGATGAGCCCTAACGATCAATATTTGTGTATTGTCCCTACTCATTTTTCAGCGAGTATGCGAAAAGTTAATAAATTATTTCTTCCGTTTCAGGAGGATTATATGCTATCGATAATTCTAAGTAAGGCGTTTCTTTTGGCCAATGATAGCAAAATAAAAGATGATACGATTCTATCTCAGTTTCAAATCTGA
- the nrdR gene encoding transcriptional regulator NrdR gives MHCPFCSETDTKVIDSRLVADGAQVRRRRECLTCHDRFTTFETAELVMPRVIKQDGTREPFDEEKLRAGLQRALEKRPVSVEAIESSVQNVKHYLQALGEREVKSLMIGEKVMEELRSLDQVAYVRFASVYRSFQDLSEFQQEIDRLQKPKPSPIK, from the coding sequence ATGCATTGTCCCTTTTGCAGTGAAACAGATACCAAAGTAATCGACTCTCGATTAGTGGCCGACGGAGCCCAAGTGCGCCGTCGCCGTGAGTGTTTAACCTGTCACGACCGCTTTACCACGTTCGAAACCGCAGAGCTGGTTATGCCGCGTGTTATTAAGCAAGATGGCACCCGCGAGCCATTCGACGAAGAGAAGTTGCGCGCAGGTTTGCAGCGCGCGTTAGAGAAGCGGCCGGTAAGCGTAGAGGCCATTGAATCGTCTGTGCAAAACGTTAAGCATTACCTGCAAGCATTGGGTGAGCGTGAAGTTAAGTCATTAATGATTGGCGAGAAAGTCATGGAAGAATTGCGTAGCCTAGACCAAGTTGCCTATGTGCGCTTTGCGTCTGTGTACCGTAGTTTCCAAGATTTAAGCGAGTTCCAGCAGGAGATAGACCGCCTGCAAAAACCGAAGCCAAGCCCAATAAAGTAA
- a CDS encoding transposase, translating into MPKPRKMQVSLDATPYYHCTSRCVRRAFLCGFDMVTNKDYEHRRQWVEDRIHLLAEVFCVDVCAYAVMSNHLHLVLHINQQKACALSDLEVCQRWHRLYKGTLLTQQFEQGKALTRAEVEAVKARIEVWRAQLHDISWFMRALNEPIARMANAEDNCTGSFWESRFTSQALLDEKALAACMAYVDLNPVRAKMAATPEDSEHTSIKLRVTQAKNKKQQPTCLYPFVGNPRQPMPEGLPFKLADYLELVDWTGRAIRADKRGAINTSLPPILSRLAIPTAEWLTLTTQFEQRVSTFAGSERAIRLAAEVLGYKKPPGVGQAKRFFA; encoded by the coding sequence ATGCCCAAACCAAGGAAAATGCAGGTTTCTTTAGATGCCACACCATACTATCACTGCACTTCACGCTGTGTACGCAGGGCCTTTTTATGTGGCTTTGATATGGTAACCAACAAAGATTACGAACACCGTCGACAATGGGTTGAAGATCGCATTCATTTATTAGCCGAGGTATTTTGTGTTGATGTATGCGCCTATGCGGTGATGTCTAATCATTTACATCTCGTGCTGCATATCAATCAGCAAAAAGCTTGTGCACTATCGGACTTGGAAGTGTGCCAACGCTGGCATCGGCTATACAAGGGGACTTTACTTACTCAACAGTTCGAGCAAGGCAAAGCACTCACTCGAGCCGAAGTTGAGGCTGTAAAAGCTAGAATAGAAGTATGGCGCGCGCAGCTGCACGATATTAGCTGGTTTATGCGGGCACTTAACGAGCCGATTGCGCGCATGGCCAACGCAGAAGATAACTGCACGGGGAGCTTTTGGGAATCGCGCTTTACTTCGCAGGCGCTATTGGATGAAAAAGCACTGGCAGCGTGTATGGCGTATGTAGATTTAAATCCGGTACGAGCCAAGATGGCCGCTACGCCCGAGGATTCGGAGCATACCTCGATCAAGCTGCGCGTAACGCAGGCGAAGAACAAAAAACAACAACCTACCTGTTTATATCCATTTGTAGGCAACCCACGCCAACCTATGCCCGAAGGCTTACCATTTAAACTGGCCGATTATTTAGAGCTAGTAGATTGGACTGGCCGAGCAATTCGCGCCGATAAACGCGGCGCCATTAATACAAGCTTACCCCCTATTTTAAGTCGCCTTGCAATACCTACTGCAGAATGGCTAACACTCACTACACAATTTGAACAGCGTGTTTCGACGTTTGCCGGTTCCGAGCGTGCCATTCGGTTAGCCGCCGAGGTATTGGGGTATAAAAAACCTCCTGGTGTGGGGCAGGCTAAGCGATTTTTTGCCTAG